In a genomic window of Pelecanus crispus isolate bPelCri1 chromosome 1, bPelCri1.pri, whole genome shotgun sequence:
- the LOC104031385 gene encoding antigen WC1.1: MATKGHLSTPALWLLLLSIQVSLGADELRLSNGTGPCSGRVEVKHEEQWGTVCDGDWTIEDAEVVCKQLQCGSAVQALNRAPFGEGSGPTWLYRVHCRGDESTLWNCSHRGWGAFTCPHYFDTGVICSGFSGLRLTGGDTACSGDLKVKQKETWATVCFSHINFKTASVICNELECGQAVDILRGTHFGDRHELIWQEEFHCVGNETHLAHCPRTLHHNKICSHDATVVCSGYGGYRLANGSTTCSGRVELLHGGMWGTLCDYLWDLPAANALCQQLDCGVALLIPGGQSFGKGNGSVWNGTFSCKKNGSHLRDCPVSVLGHDECPAGKDARVVCSGCPGGRLVNGTTCSGRVEIRHGDTWGRLCRSHWNLQAASVLCHQLNCGYAKSIQTGDHFVDGNGPVWRDAFHCEGTESCLQDCAQVTLGNPTCSAREAATVICSGLAESLRLSGGESRCDGRVEISLHGMWSRVLDDDWDIKDAHVVCRQLQCGIAKKAYYLPRSERGMGLVALRSVQCAGNETQLMLCKTSHSQRVSTGVAEDVGVICSGSRQIRLVNGTKRCAGRVELYHDGIWGTICDDNWDLSDANVACKQLGCGHAIKAFVSAHYGEGSGQIWLDDVNCTGAESDLWACPSRAWGQHNCQHKEDAGVLCSEFLALRLVNGNDCAGRLEVFYNGTWGSICSNHMSQLTAITVCKQLNCGDGGEIAGDFKYGRGSGPTWLDHIECTEQHSSLWQCQSDPWDPQSCDNRAEETHISCTERKEATSPATFAECPNSTSCSDREKLRVVGGENGCSGRVEIWYQGSWGTVCDDSWDVADANVVCRQLGCGSAVSALSEAAFGEGTGPIWLEKVHCKGTELSLWDCPAKPLFSKNCDHKEDAAVNCSGMTDTTASPTRADPPRRPATDTIRISTPVILCIVLGALLCLVLAILAGQIQSARAQQRGRLSYNPFSEAVYEEISYNLMREKQGTTGFSGLSKTKAQFYSRDSDEENGPGATQELSPLPGNTLEDGYDDGTEAPGPKDASLSEQNEHEIIEIPEESDRNKDSWTGEARRAGLLVFLICSYCTELRENQGGGYLKGSPRIYLTTVRKEHYLPT, encoded by the exons GTGCTGATGAATTGAGGTTGTCAAATGGAACTGGTCCCTGTTCTGGGAGAGTGGAAGTAAAACATGAGGAGCAGTGGGGAACTGTGTGTGATGGTGACTGGACCATAGAGGATGCTGAGGTTGTTTGTAAGCAACTACAATGCGGATCTGCTGTTCAGGCCCTTAATCGAGCTCCTTTTGGAGAAGGATCTGGACCAACATGGTTGTATCGAGTCCATTGCCGTGGTGATGAATCCACTCTCTGGAACTGCTCACATAGAGGATGGGGTGCTTTTACCTGCCCTCATTACTTTGATACTGGAGTGATCTGCTCAG gtttctcTGGGCTGCGTCTGACTGGAGGGGACACTGCCTGCTCAGGAGATCTGaaagtaaagcaaaaagaaacctGGGCTACAGTCTGTTTTTCACACATTAATTTCAAAACTGCCTCTGTTATATGTAATGAGTTAGAGTGTGGCCAAGCTGTGGATATCTTGAGAGGCACTCACTTTGGAGACAGACATGAACTGATCTGGCAAGAAGAGTTTCACTGTGTAGGGAATGAGACTCACCTTGCACACTGTCCCAGGACACTGCACCATAATAAGATATGCTCTCATGATGCCACTGTTGTATGTTCAG GCTATGGTGGATACAGGCTGGCAAATGGCAGTACCACGTGTTCAGGGAGAGTAGAGCTTCTTCATGGAGGCATGTGGGGAACCCTGTGTGACTACTTGTGGGATTTACCAGCTGCCAAtgccctctgccagcagctggactGTGGAGTTGCCCTACTGATACCAGGTGGACAGTCCTTTGGGAAAGGAAATGGATCTGTCTGGAATGGCACATTCAGCTGCAAGAAGAATGGCTCACACCTGAGAGACTGTCCTGTGAGTGTGCTAGGTCATGACGAATGCCCTGCTGGAAAAGATGCTCGTGTGGTATGTTCAG GGTGCCCAGGGGGCAGGTTGGTGAATGGCACCACATGCTCTGGCAGAGTGGAGATCCGCCATGGAGACACGTGGGGAAGACTCTGCCGCTCCCACTGGAATTTGCAAGCTGCCAGCGTTCTCTGTCATCAGCTGAACTGTGGCTATGCAAAGTCAATCCAGACAGGAGACCATTTTGTGGACGGGAATGGGCCTGTATGGAGAGATGCTTTTCACTGTGAAGGGACAGAGTCCTGCCTGCAGGATTGTGCTCAAGTGACTTTGGGCAATCCAACCTGTTCAGCCAGGGAAGCAGCCACTGTTATTTGCTCAG GTCTTGCTGAATCACTCAGACTCTCAGGTGGCGAGAGCCGCTGTGATGGGCGAGTTGAGATCTCACTCCATGGCATGTGGAGCAGAGTCCTGGATGATGACTGGGACATTAAGGATGCTCATGTGGTATGCAGACAGCTCCAATGTGGAATTGCCAAGAAAGCCTATTACCTCCCAAGGTCTGAGCGAGGCATGGGTCTTGTTGCCTTAAGAAGTGTCCAGTGTGCTGGAAATGAGACTCAGCTGATGCTCTGTAAGACCTCCCATTCTCAGAGAGTGTCAACAGGAGTTGCTGAAGACGTCGGTGTGATTTGCTCGG GTAGCAGACAGATCAGGTTGGTGAATGGAACAAAGCGCTGTGCTGGGAGAGTAGAGCTTTATCATGATGGCATCTGGGGCACCATCTGTGATGATAACTGGGATCTATCAGATGCTAATGTTGCCTGCAAACAGCTGGGATGTGGACATGCCATCAAGGCATTTGTCTCTGCTCATTATGGCGAAGGCTCGGGACAGATCTGGCTGGATGATGTGAACTGCACTGGGGCTGAATCTGATCTCTGGGCATGTCCTTCTAGGGCATGGGGCCAGCACAACTGCCAACACAAAGAGGATGCTGGAGTCCTGTGCTCAG AGTTCCTGGCTCTGAGGCTGGTGAATGGCAATGACTGTGCTGGACGGCTAGAAGTTTTCTACAATGGCACATGGGGGAGCATTTGCTCCAATCATATGTCTCAACTCACTGCAATAACTGTATGCAAACAGCTGAACTGTGGAGATGGTGGGGAAATTGCAGGAGACTTCAAATATGGCAGAGGTTCTGGGCCCACATGGCTGGACCACATTGAGTGTACTGAGCAACATAGCTCTCTCTGGCAATGTCAGTCAGACCCCTGGGATCCTCAGTCATGTGATAACCGAGCAGAAGAGACCCATATTTCTTGCACTG aaagaaaagaggcaaCGTCTCCAGCCACATTTGCTGAGTGTCCAAACTCTACAAGTTGTTCAG acAGGGAGAAGTTACGAGTCGTAGGAGGAGAGAATGGATGTTCAGGCAGAGTGGAGATTTGGTACCAAGGTTCTTGGGGAACAGTCTGTGATGATTCCTGGGACGTGGCAGATGCTAATGTTGTATGCAGGCAGCTGGGTTGTGGATCTGCTGTGTCTGCTCTGAGTGAAGCTGCCTTTGGTGAAGGGACTGGTCCCATCTGGTTGGAGAAGGTGCACTGTAAAGGAACAGAGCTGTCTCTTTGGGACTGTCCTGCCAAGCCCTTGTTCAGCAAAAACTGTGATCATAAGGAAGATGCTGCTGTGAATTGCTCCG GTATGACAGACACCACAGCATCGCCCACTAGAGCAG atcctccccgccgccctgcaACAGACACTATAAGAATTTCAACACCTGTCATCCTCTGCATTGTCCTGGGGGCTCTTCTCTGCCTGGTCCTTGCCATTCTTGCTGGACAGATCCAAAGTGCCAGGGCACAGCAGAGAGGTAG ACTATCCTATAACCCTTTCTCTGAGGCTGTCTATGAAGAGATCAGCTATAACCTGATGAGGGAAAAGCAGGGCACGACTGGCTTCTCAGGTCT TTCAAAAACAAAGGCACAGTTTTATAGCAGGGACAGTGATGAAGAAAATGGTCCTGGAGCTACTCAAG AGCTCTCTCCACTGCCTGGAAATACCCTGGAAGATGGTTATGATGATGGGACAGAAGCTCCTGGACCTAAAGATGCTTCTCTTTCAGAGCAGAATGAACATGAAATCATTGAGATCCCTGAAGAAAGTGACAGAAACAAGGATTCATGGACAGGTGAGGCCAGAAGAGCAGGGCTGTTAGTTTTCCTAATTTGTAGTTACTGTACTGAACTCAGGGAAAATCAAGGTGGAGGGTACCTCAAGGGATCACCTAGGATTTATCTAACCACTGTCAGGAAGGAACACTATCTACCTACATGA